One genomic window of Haloarchaeobius salinus includes the following:
- a CDS encoding glycosyltransferase family 4 protein — protein MRVLNHLELESQLDRSGMGTAADQQREALSRAAPEIDVVTSPWTDGSVPDALFASWAYGDDLLVDYDIAHLNMAGPVSLALARRAKAQDVPLVLHTHVTKEDFRDSFRFSNVVAPALGVYLKQFYSQADLVLCPSEYTKGVLESYPVDAPIKPISNGIDLEPLEGFESFREGTRERYDLDGMVVFAVGNVFERKGVTTFCELAQATDYDFTWFGTYEEGPAASKTVRRWTQDPPENVTFTGWVDDKRMAYGAGDVFCFPAKVENQGLVVLEAMACGKACVLRDIPVFREYFEDGHDCLICEDLDEFRTALERLEANPELRERLGENGRETAESHGLDEIGAELAATYRELVDRY, from the coding sequence GTGCGCGTCCTGAACCACCTCGAACTGGAGTCCCAGTTGGACCGGAGCGGCATGGGAACGGCCGCAGACCAGCAGCGCGAGGCGCTCTCGCGGGCGGCCCCGGAGATCGACGTGGTCACGTCGCCGTGGACCGACGGCTCGGTTCCCGACGCGCTGTTCGCGTCCTGGGCCTACGGCGACGACCTGCTCGTGGACTACGACATCGCGCATCTGAACATGGCCGGTCCGGTGTCGCTCGCGCTGGCGCGTCGGGCCAAGGCACAGGATGTCCCGCTCGTCCTGCACACCCACGTGACGAAGGAGGACTTCCGCGACTCGTTCCGGTTCTCGAACGTCGTCGCGCCCGCGCTGGGCGTCTACCTCAAACAGTTCTACTCGCAGGCGGACCTCGTGCTCTGTCCCTCCGAGTACACGAAGGGCGTCCTCGAGTCGTATCCGGTCGACGCGCCCATCAAGCCGATCTCGAACGGCATCGACCTCGAACCACTGGAGGGGTTCGAATCGTTCCGCGAGGGGACCCGGGAGCGGTACGACCTCGACGGCATGGTCGTCTTCGCGGTCGGGAACGTCTTCGAACGCAAGGGGGTGACGACGTTCTGCGAGCTGGCGCAGGCGACCGACTACGACTTCACCTGGTTCGGCACCTACGAGGAGGGGCCGGCGGCGTCGAAGACCGTCCGGCGGTGGACCCAGGACCCACCCGAGAACGTCACGTTCACCGGCTGGGTCGACGACAAACGGATGGCCTACGGCGCGGGCGACGTGTTCTGCTTCCCGGCGAAGGTCGAGAACCAGGGTCTCGTGGTGCTGGAGGCGATGGCGTGCGGGAAGGCCTGCGTGCTCCGTGACATCCCGGTCTTCCGCGAGTACTTCGAGGACGGCCACGACTGCCTCATCTGCGAGGACCTCGACGAGTTCCGGACGGCTCTGGAGCGCCTCGAGGCGAACCCGGAGCTCCGGGAGCGCCTGGGAGAGAACGGCCGGGAGACCGCCGAGTCGCACGGCCTCGACGAGATCGGTGCGGAGCTGGCCGCCACCTACCGGGAGCTGGTGGACCGATACTGA